From the bacterium genome, the window CCCCGGCGCCGCCCAGGACTCGGCGCTCAATGCCCTGCTCGACGCCGAGGCCATCGACTGGGTGCTGCGGATTCCCGCCGACGTGCTCGAGCACGGCCGCTGCGAGTACCACGGCCGCGTGGTCAGCAACTTCACCCAGCTCGAGGCGCTGCAGGGCAAGCTGACGGAGATCCTGCGCGCCGAGCGGCTGCGGCGGCTGGACCTCGATCCCGCACTGCTCTCTGAGCTCACGCTGCGCGCCGACCTGCGCACGATCCAGCACCGCGGCGAGGCGACCAGCGAGGCCGGCTTCGAGTCCCTCTACTTCGGCACCCTGACGCTGGTGATGATCCTCTACATGACCATCCTGGTCTTCGGCTCGATGATCCAGCGCAGCATCCTCGAGGACAAGAACCAGCACATCACGGAGGTCGTGCTCTCGGGGATGAGCGCGACGCAGTTCTTCACGGGCAAGATCCTCGGCATCGGCGCCGTCGGCCTCACCCAGTACCTGGCCTGGCTGGTGCTCGGGGCCGTGGCCGCGGCACTCGGACTGCTCAGCAGCGCGAACCTGCAGGCCCTGCCGGTGCTCCAGCCGAGCACGCTGGCCGCGTTCGTCACCTTCTACGTGCTGGGCTTCCTGCTCTACGCGGGCCTCTTCGCCGCCGTCGGCGCCATGAGCACGACGGACCAGGAGGCGCAGCAGCTGATGCAGCCGCTCGTCATGCTCCTCGTGCTGCCGCTGGTGATCATGATCTACATCTTCCAGAACCCGGACTCGGCGGCCTCGGTCGTGCTGAGCCTGATCCCCGTCTTCACGCCCCTCGTGATGTTCATGCGGATCAACATCAGCGCGCCTCCGCTCTGGCAGATCGCCCTCGCCTACGGGCTCCTGATCGGCTCCGTGGTCCTCGTCTTCATCGTCTCGGCGCGGATCTTTCGCGTCGGCATCCTGATGACCGGCAAGAAGCTCAGCCTCGTGGAGGCCTGGCGCTGGGTGAGGCAGGCTTGAGCCGGGCCGAGGACCCCGCCAGCGAGCTGCGCGTCGGCCTGCTCCAGTTCGCCCCGCGGCTGGGCGATCGGGCGGCGAACCTCGCCGCCATCGCCGCCGGCCTCGCCGACCTCACGGCCGATCTCTTCGTGCTCCCCGAGCTGGCGACCTCCGGCTACGCGCTGCCCGATCGCCGGACGGCCCTGGCGCTCGCCGAGTCGCCGCCGGACAGCCCGGGGCTGGCGGCCCTGCAGGACCTGGCCGAGAGGAAGCGCGCCGCGATCGCGGTCGGCCTGCCGCTGCGCGAAGGCGAACGGCTCTACAACGCCGCCGCCCTGCTGCGGCCGGGCGAGGCGCCGGCCTTCTACCGCAAGCTGCACCTCTTCGACCGCGAGGGGACGCTCTTCGATCCGGGGGACCGGCCGCCAGCGGTGCTGACGGTGGGGCCGCTGCGCGTCGGCCTCATGATCTGCTTCGACTGGGTCTTCCCCGAAGTGGCTCGCTGCCTGGCCCTCGCGGGCGCGGATCTGATCGCCCACCCGGCGAACCTCGTCCTGCCCGGCCTCGCCCAGGCGGCCATGGCCACCCGCGCCGTCGAGAACGGCGTCTACGCCGCCACCGCCAACCGCGTGGGGGAAGAGCGCTACGCCGACGGCGAGCCGCTGCGCTTCACGGGGGCCAGCCAGCTCCTGGACCCGCGCGGCCGACCCCTGCTCGTCTTCGGGGTGGGGGAGACGCGCGGCGCCGTGGCGGCGATCCAGCCGGCCGCCGCCCGCGACAAGCGCCTGACGGCGCACAACCACCTGCTCGCCGACCGCCGACCCGCGCTCTACGCAGGCCTGCTCGCCAGCGAGGTGCAGGGCCGTGCCCCCGACGCCTGACGCTCGCTCCGCCCGGGCCCTCGCCCTCTCCCTGCGGCCGCAGCTCCCGCGCGAGGGCGCCCAGCCCGAAGCCGGCCTCCTCGATGCCGCCGTTCTCGTCCCCCTGCTCGACGGCGGCGCCGGGCCCGCGCTGCTCTTCCTGCGCCGGGCCCAGGACCTGCCCGACCACGCGGGACAGGTGGCCTTCCCGGGCGGTCTCCGCGAGGCGGGCGACGGGAGCCTCGCCGCCGCCGCGCTGCGCGAGGCGGCAGAGGAAGTCGCGATCGATCCGGCGCGCATCGAGCTGTACGGTGCGCTGTCGTGCGTGAGCACGCTCGCCAAGTACAGCATCCAGCCCTTCCTCAGTCTGTGGCCGCCGGGCGAGTACCGCGCCGCGAGTCCGGGCGAGGTGGCGCGCGTCTTCCAGGTGCCGCTCGCGTGGCTCGCCGATCCCGCCAGCAGCAGCGAAGTGGAGATCGACCTGCCCGGCCGCCGCCTGCGGGCGCCGGCCTGGTGCTGGGATGAAGAAGTGATCTGGGGCGCGACGCGGCGCATCACGCTGGATCTGCTCCAGCGGCTGGCCGCCGCCGGGGCGGCCTTTGGTCTTGAGTAGGCCCGCGCGTTCGACTAGACTGCCGGCTCCGCCCCTGACCTGCACGACGAGGCCGCGCTCTAGACGGGATCTGCCGATGGATTTCCAGCTCAGCGAGCAGCAGCGCATGATCCGCGAGATGGCGCGCGATTTCGCGCAGGGCGAGATCGAGCCCGTGGCCGCGCGCCTGGACGCCGAGAAGGCCTTCCCGCACGAGATCCTGCGCAAGGCGGCCGCGCTGGGGCTGATGGGGATCACGGTGCCGGCGG encodes:
- a CDS encoding CoA pyrophosphatase; this translates as MPPTPDARSARALALSLRPQLPREGAQPEAGLLDAAVLVPLLDGGAGPALLFLRRAQDLPDHAGQVAFPGGLREAGDGSLAAAALREAAEEVAIDPARIELYGALSCVSTLAKYSIQPFLSLWPPGEYRAASPGEVARVFQVPLAWLADPASSSEVEIDLPGRRLRAPAWCWDEEVIWGATRRITLDLLQRLAAAGAAFGLE
- a CDS encoding ABC transporter permease — its product is PGAAQDSALNALLDAEAIDWVLRIPADVLEHGRCEYHGRVVSNFTQLEALQGKLTEILRAERLRRLDLDPALLSELTLRADLRTIQHRGEATSEAGFESLYFGTLTLVMILYMTILVFGSMIQRSILEDKNQHITEVVLSGMSATQFFTGKILGIGAVGLTQYLAWLVLGAVAAALGLLSSANLQALPVLQPSTLAAFVTFYVLGFLLYAGLFAAVGAMSTTDQEAQQLMQPLVMLLVLPLVIMIYIFQNPDSAASVVLSLIPVFTPLVMFMRINISAPPLWQIALAYGLLIGSVVLVFIVSARIFRVGILMTGKKLSLVEAWRWVRQA